One window of Leptotrichia sp. oral taxon 498 genomic DNA carries:
- a CDS encoding carbon starvation CstA family protein, with protein MISFILAIVALILGYAFYSKFVEKVFGIEPDRTPPSIEYYDGVDYVQISTPKAFLIQFLNIAGTGPIFGAIAGALWGPAAFLWIVFGCIFGGAVHDFLIGMLSLRNKGSSIGELVGQNLGVVMQQIMRVFSIVLLILVGVVFIKSPADILHNLIPGVSAMTFTIIIIAYYILATILPLDKIIAKIYPIFGFALLFMAIGIGTMLIYGQFKGAFAIPEITEIFKGNPHPKGTSMFPYLFISIACGAVSGFHATQSPMVARCLKNETEGRKVFYGAMISEGVVALVWAAAAMTVFGGIKELAAAGTPAVVVNKASVQLLGVFGAFLAVLGVVACPITSGDTAFRGSRLIIADIFKIKQAPIKNRFLIAIPLFVVGIYLTTIDFNIIWRYFAWANQTLAAVSLWTATVWLVKKGKPFLFALIPSMFMTMVVTTYIIIAPEGFVRFFKNVPVHTIEFYGTLIASIVTIICTALLFNYKHHLHGKSHHAGHLNVAK; from the coding sequence TTTCTTTTATTTTAGCAATAGTTGCTCTTATTTTGGGTTACGCATTTTACAGTAAATTTGTAGAAAAAGTTTTTGGAATAGAACCTGATAGAACACCACCCTCAATTGAATATTACGACGGTGTCGATTATGTGCAAATTAGCACTCCAAAAGCATTTTTGATTCAATTCTTAAATATTGCTGGAACAGGACCGATATTTGGAGCTATTGCAGGTGCTTTGTGGGGACCAGCCGCATTTTTATGGATTGTCTTTGGATGTATATTTGGAGGAGCAGTTCACGATTTCTTGATTGGTATGCTTTCGCTTAGGAATAAGGGAAGCAGTATTGGAGAACTTGTCGGACAAAATTTAGGTGTTGTCATGCAGCAGATTATGAGAGTTTTCTCAATTGTTTTACTTATTTTAGTTGGAGTGGTATTTATCAAATCACCTGCTGATATTCTTCACAATTTAATTCCAGGTGTAAGTGCCATGACTTTTACAATTATTATAATTGCTTATTATATTTTAGCGACAATTCTCCCACTTGATAAAATCATTGCCAAAATTTACCCAATCTTTGGTTTTGCATTGTTATTTATGGCGATTGGTATTGGGACAATGCTAATTTACGGGCAATTTAAAGGTGCTTTTGCAATTCCTGAAATTACTGAAATTTTTAAAGGAAATCCGCATCCTAAAGGAACTTCAATGTTTCCCTACTTATTTATTTCAATAGCCTGCGGTGCAGTAAGCGGTTTCCATGCTACTCAATCCCCAATGGTTGCACGTTGCCTAAAAAATGAAACTGAAGGAAGAAAAGTTTTTTATGGTGCCATGATTTCAGAAGGTGTAGTTGCGTTAGTATGGGCTGCCGCTGCGATGACAGTTTTTGGCGGAATTAAGGAACTTGCCGCTGCCGGAACTCCTGCAGTTGTTGTAAATAAAGCATCTGTTCAATTGCTTGGTGTATTTGGGGCATTTCTAGCTGTACTAGGTGTTGTTGCTTGTCCTATTACTTCGGGAGATACTGCCTTTAGAGGTTCAAGATTAATTATTGCTGATATTTTCAAAATTAAACAGGCTCCAATAAAAAACAGATTTTTAATTGCAATACCTTTATTTGTCGTTGGTATTTATTTAACAACTATTGACTTTAACATTATTTGGAGATATTTTGCATGGGCAAACCAAACTTTGGCGGCGGTTTCATTATGGACTGCAACAGTATGGCTTGTTAAAAAAGGAAAACCATTCTTATTCGCATTAATTCCTTCAATGTTTATGACAATGGTTGTTACAACTTATATCATAATCGCTCCAGAAGGATTTGTAAGATTTTTCAAAAATGTGCCTGTTCATACTATTGAATTTTACGGTACTTTAATCGCAAGTATAGTTACAATTATCTGCACAGCATTATTATTTAACTACAAGCATCATTTACACGGAAAATCTCATCACGCTGGACATTTAAACGTTGCAAAATAA
- a CDS encoding RNA-guided endonuclease TnpB family protein: protein MKYNLAFRYRIYPNKDQELLINKTFGCVRFVYNTILYTANKFYEETGKNKIITPAGLKSENQFLKEVDSLALSNAQLNVKRSFTNFFQKRAKFPRFKSKKNNVKSYTTNCVNNSIRIEETKYLVLPKLKKVKLKYHREIPKDYEIKSVTLTNSNGNYYVSILTEFEKEIQKNPSNDKVIGLDFSMSELFVSSENQRADYPRYFRMLEKKLKKLQKSLSRKVKFSKNWYKQKMKISKLHEYIKNCRRDFLHKLSKKLSEAYNAVVVEDLNIKGMSQALNFGKSVGDNGWGMFLRMVEYKLMFLGKQFLKIDKWFPSSKTCSRCGNVKEELKLSERSYKCECCGIEIDRDYNAALNIRNIGKAMLKY from the coding sequence ATGAAATATAATTTAGCATTCAGATACAGAATTTATCCAAATAAAGATCAGGAATTATTGATAAACAAGACTTTTGGATGTGTTCGTTTTGTCTACAATACGATTTTGTATACTGCGAATAAATTTTATGAAGAGACTGGAAAAAATAAAATAATTACACCTGCCGGTTTGAAAAGTGAAAACCAATTTTTGAAAGAAGTAGACAGTCTGGCACTTTCAAATGCTCAATTGAATGTAAAACGATCGTTTACGAATTTTTTTCAGAAGAGAGCAAAGTTTCCAAGGTTCAAATCTAAAAAGAATAATGTTAAAAGTTACACGACAAATTGTGTGAATAATTCAATACGAATTGAGGAAACAAAATATTTGGTTTTGCCAAAATTGAAAAAAGTTAAATTAAAATATCATAGAGAAATACCAAAGGATTACGAGATAAAGTCAGTAACATTGACAAACAGTAATGGAAATTACTATGTTTCCATCTTGACAGAATTTGAAAAAGAAATTCAAAAAAATCCAAGTAATGATAAAGTGATTGGACTTGATTTTTCAATGTCTGAATTATTTGTCAGTTCTGAAAACCAAAGGGCTGATTATCCAAGATATTTTAGGATGTTGGAGAAAAAATTGAAGAAATTACAGAAATCATTATCGAGAAAAGTAAAATTTTCTAAAAATTGGTATAAACAAAAAATGAAAATATCAAAATTACATGAGTATATCAAGAATTGTCGAAGAGATTTTCTGCATAAATTATCAAAAAAATTGTCTGAAGCGTATAATGCTGTGGTTGTTGAGGATTTGAATATAAAAGGGATGAGTCAGGCATTAAATTTTGGGAAAAGTGTAGGAGATAATGGATGGGGAATGTTTTTGAGGATGGTTGAGTATAAACTGATGTTTTTAGGAAAGCAATTTTTGAAGATAGATAAGTGGTTTCCATCGTCGAAAACTTGTAGTAGATGTGGAAACGTTAAAGAGGAGCTGAAATTATCAGAAAGAAGTTATAAATGTGAATGCTGTGGGATTGAAATTGATAGAGATTACAATGCGGCATTGAATATAAGAAACATTGGAAAAGCGATGTTGAAATATTAA
- the tnpA gene encoding IS200/IS605 family transposase has product MSYNSNYHSVFDINYHMIFCIKYRREVINDEISNRLKEIFEKICPKYNIVLKEWEHDVDHIHMLINAMPNTELSKFVNTYKSASSRLIKKEFPEIRGRLWKEYFWSRSYLVVSVGGAPLEIIKKYIQNQKEV; this is encoded by the coding sequence ATGTCATATAATAGCAATTATCATTCAGTATTTGATATAAATTATCATATGATTTTTTGTATAAAATATCGAAGAGAAGTCATTAATGATGAAATTTCTAATAGATTGAAAGAGATTTTTGAAAAAATATGTCCGAAGTATAACATTGTTCTTAAAGAATGGGAACATGATGTTGATCATATTCATATGTTGATTAATGCTATGCCTAATACTGAACTTTCTAAATTTGTAAATACTTACAAAAGTGCTTCCAGCAGGTTGATAAAAAAAGAATTTCCTGAAATAAGGGGAAGATTGTGGAAAGAATATTTTTGGAGTAGAAGTTACTTAGTTGTAAGTGTCGGAGGTGCACCGTTAGAGATAATTAAAAAATATATTCAAAATCAAAAGGAGGTGTAA
- a CDS encoding SEL1-like repeat protein gives MEILISILIVVIGIVILIIMNFRNRKKMDEIDDFSREMQEREKRKRKVREIEKYEAEERASFSESAYNENRISSESVPKQNGKTSNVDTFGVKIVSLDDIVTEDYGKDFIEYDKKESEEYQENIRTANIFIMSGFFGEARDKIAESLKFSQRANYELGKYYYYCEKDNQSAVNALNLAYNSGIKEAMYYIGLIEEESGNYEIAKGWYVAGAENGEINSIIRLGKIAEEKKDYEEAESIYLKIADTKNAELIYNLVRIYFKQNKREKILEWQEKLLNEKQIMGLNSEIIKNIEFMLGNEKDRKYVELINQGNELLEKKDKGNAKKLFLEATQYNERGYLLLAKSYYVAGNGEKAKDTYEKAYSLGVKEAAYELGKYFDTIEENEKEAEKWYKIGQEMGDVKSIYELGILYECSKEFGKSEEEAYKLYEKAANMKYAPAISDMIYYNNRHENGNKSKEWAFKVLNETGLIELGREAIRDAQDFLEEMGEYTGDKISEKNYEIEYDNDLIYFIEKNSKGRNIKEETYKRKKSNFWMIFGIIIFILQLIIKCSEY, from the coding sequence ATGGAAATATTAATATCGATATTAATCGTAGTTATTGGAATTGTAATTTTGATAATAATGAATTTTAGAAATCGTAAAAAAATGGATGAAATTGATGACTTTTCGAGAGAAATGCAGGAGAGGGAAAAAAGAAAAAGAAAAGTTCGTGAAATTGAAAAATATGAAGCTGAAGAAAGAGCGAGTTTTAGCGAAAGTGCTTATAATGAAAATAGGATTTCTTCGGAAAGTGTGCCTAAACAAAATGGAAAGACATCGAATGTAGATACATTTGGCGTGAAGATAGTTTCGTTGGATGATATTGTTACAGAAGATTATGGGAAAGATTTTATAGAATATGATAAAAAGGAAAGCGAGGAATATCAAGAAAATATTAGAACAGCGAATATATTTATAATGTCAGGATTTTTTGGAGAAGCAAGGGATAAAATAGCTGAATCCTTGAAATTCAGCCAAAGAGCAAATTACGAGCTTGGAAAGTATTACTATTATTGTGAGAAAGATAACCAAAGCGCTGTAAACGCATTAAATTTGGCATACAATTCAGGAATAAAGGAGGCTATGTATTACATAGGGCTGATTGAAGAAGAATCGGGAAATTATGAAATTGCAAAAGGCTGGTATGTGGCAGGTGCGGAAAATGGCGAAATTAATTCAATAATTAGGCTAGGAAAAATTGCTGAAGAAAAGAAGGATTATGAAGAAGCTGAAAGTATTTATTTAAAAATTGCTGATACAAAAAATGCTGAATTAATATACAATCTTGTAAGAATTTACTTTAAGCAGAATAAAAGAGAAAAAATACTAGAATGGCAGGAAAAATTGTTAAATGAAAAGCAAATTATGGGATTGAATTCTGAAATAATCAAGAATATTGAATTTATGCTTGGAAATGAAAAAGACAGAAAATATGTGGAACTGATTAATCAGGGAAATGAACTTTTGGAAAAGAAAGATAAGGGAAATGCTAAAAAACTGTTTCTTGAAGCAACACAGTATAATGAAAGAGGATATTTGTTACTTGCAAAATCATATTATGTTGCAGGCAATGGAGAAAAAGCCAAAGATACGTATGAAAAGGCTTATTCTTTAGGAGTGAAAGAGGCAGCTTATGAACTGGGGAAATATTTTGATACGATTGAAGAAAATGAGAAAGAAGCTGAAAAATGGTATAAAATTGGGCAGGAAATGGGAGATGTAAAATCTATTTATGAACTTGGGATACTTTATGAATGCAGTAAGGAATTTGGAAAAAGTGAAGAGGAAGCATACAAGCTATATGAAAAAGCTGCTAATATGAAATATGCTCCTGCAATTAGTGATATGATATATTACAATAATAGACATGAAAATGGGAACAAATCAAAGGAATGGGCATTTAAAGTATTAAATGAAACAGGATTGATTGAACTTGGGAGAGAAGCAATAAGAGATGCACAGGATTTTCTGGAAGAAATGGGAGAATATACGGGCGATAAAATTTCAGAAAAAAATTATGAAATTGAATATGATAACGATTTGATATATTTTATAGAAAAAAATTCTAAAGGCAGAAATATAAAGGAAGAAACTTATAAAAGAAAAAAATCAAATTTTTGGATGATATTTGGAATTATAATTTTTATACTGCAACTGATTATAAAATGTTCAGAGTATTAA
- a CDS encoding zinc transporter 7-A, with amino-acid sequence MKKIEESEVEMEKLVRRGGGGHSHGGGHSHSHGSSGSYHYSGHYGGEHSSGEHSSGHSDGEGNGKSKKSGDDEQENSSSFWRSHGSHSGSSRQRSCESIVDAKERQDCIDSNNNAGNLEVFFIFCAVIVFVFLKIKDFGRK; translated from the coding sequence ATGAAAAAGATTGAAGAAAGTGAGGTCGAAATGGAAAAATTAGTAAGAAGAGGTGGTGGCGGACATTCTCACGGTGGAGGGCATAGTCATTCACATGGAAGTAGTGGAAGTTATCATTATAGTGGACATTATGGTGGAGAACATAGTAGTGGAGAGCATTCAAGTGGACATTCAGATGGAGAAGGAAATGGGAAATCTAAAAAGTCTGGTGATGATGAGCAAGAAAATTCGTCATCTTTTTGGAGAAGTCACGGATCTCATTCAGGAAGTTCAAGACAGAGAAGTTGTGAAAGTATTGTTGATGCAAAGGAAAGACAGGATTGTATTGATAGCAATAATAACGCTGGTAATCTTGAGGTGTTTTTTATTTTTTGTGCTGTCATAGTTTTTGTTTTTTTGAAAATAAAAGATTTTGGAAGAAAATAA
- the fic gene encoding protein adenylyltransferase Fic → MVNNKYSWENESDKILKRLVSQDDEEFLSKKRTKESFDNRILKKIQVGTFEGLKEIHRYLFQECYGTAGKIRKHDIRKGDTVFCRAMYLEDNLKTVSKMPENNFEEIIEKYVEMNIMYSFYEGNGKTTRIWLNQMLIKRLGMCANWQNISKNNYLSAMKRSVINDLELKMLLKENLTEDVESRDIFMNGINQSYEYENMRKYDVKELKK, encoded by the coding sequence ATGGTAAATAATAAATACAGCTGGGAAAATGAAAGTGACAAAATTTTAAAAAGGCTAGTTTCACAAGATGATGAAGAATTTTTGAGTAAAAAACGGACAAAAGAGTCATTTGATAATAGGATATTGAAAAAAATTCAAGTGGGAACCTTTGAAGGCTTGAAGGAAATACATAGATATTTGTTTCAGGAATGTTATGGAACTGCAGGAAAAATACGGAAACATGATATTCGGAAAGGCGATACTGTGTTTTGTCGTGCGATGTATCTTGAAGATAATTTAAAGACAGTTTCTAAAATGCCTGAAAATAATTTTGAGGAAATAATTGAAAAATATGTTGAGATGAATATAATGTATTCGTTTTATGAGGGAAATGGAAAAACGACTAGGATTTGGCTGAATCAGATGTTGATAAAAAGGCTTGGAATGTGTGCGAATTGGCAAAATATCAGTAAAAATAATTATTTATCGGCAATGAAAAGAAGTGTGATTAATGATTTGGAACTAAAGATGCTTTTAAAGGAGAATTTGACGGAAGATGTGGAAAGTAGAGATATATTTATGAATGGTATTAATCAGTCTTATGAATATGAAAATATGAGAAAATATGATGTGAAAGAATTGAAAAAATGA
- a CDS encoding ABC-F family ATP-binding cassette domain-containing protein, which yields MSLVQFNRVYKQFAGEYILKDINFTIEEKDKIGLVGVNGAGKSTIIRMLLDRERIDGAEDNLNEVGNIVKSPSMKIGYLSQNHEFSDEKNTIYEEMMSVFAEEREIWHELQKVNLLLGTAENDELEKLINKSAELSSLYEAKGGYDIEYKIKQILTGLELTEEYYNLVLKDLSGGEQTRVSLAKLLLSEPDLLILDEPTNHLDLVSIEWLEDYLKRYAKAFLLVSHDRIFLDNVCNKIFEIENKKLHKYDGNFSAFIIQKEMILKGEMKRYEKEQEKIKKMEEYIDRFRAGIKARQAKGRQKILDRIERMDDPVFNPQRMKLKFETDTITGDNVLKVNGISKSFDDKKVLNNVSFHLFRGERVGIIGKNGIGKSTLLKILVNKLKQDSGTVEYGSRVKVGYYDQNHMDLTPANNILQEINNSLNLTEEYLRTLAGAFLFSGDDVLKKVEKLSGGEKVRVSFLKLYMQRANFLILDEPTNHLDIYSIEVLEDALEDFDGTMLVVSHNRHFLDTVCNTIYYLDENGLTKFKGNYEDYKESLKNNKSNLTATDIETKEEQKLSYQEQKEQSRKIAKLKRDIEKLEKEMEKITEMRENLNAEYEKAGKENNMEKLMEVQEKLDKLEEEEMEKMEEWDVKSGELESLEL from the coding sequence ATGAGTTTAGTGCAATTTAATAGGGTGTATAAGCAGTTTGCTGGGGAATATATATTGAAGGATATTAATTTTACGATTGAGGAGAAGGATAAGATTGGGCTTGTTGGGGTGAATGGAGCTGGGAAGTCGACAATTATTCGGATGTTACTTGATAGAGAGCGGATTGACGGAGCAGAAGATAATTTGAATGAAGTTGGGAATATTGTGAAAAGTCCTTCTATGAAAATTGGATATTTGTCGCAAAATCATGAATTTTCGGATGAAAAAAATACGATTTATGAAGAGATGATGTCGGTTTTTGCAGAAGAGAGGGAAATTTGGCACGAACTTCAGAAGGTTAATTTGCTTTTGGGAACGGCTGAAAATGATGAGCTGGAAAAATTGATTAATAAGTCTGCGGAGTTGTCGTCGCTTTATGAGGCGAAGGGCGGATATGATATTGAGTATAAGATAAAGCAGATTTTGACAGGGCTAGAGCTGACTGAGGAATATTACAATTTGGTGCTAAAAGATTTGAGTGGTGGAGAGCAAACTAGAGTTTCACTTGCAAAATTGTTGTTGTCTGAGCCAGATTTACTAATTTTAGATGAGCCGACAAACCATTTGGATCTGGTTTCGATTGAGTGGCTAGAAGATTACTTGAAACGGTATGCGAAGGCGTTTTTGCTTGTTTCACACGATAGAATTTTCTTGGATAATGTTTGTAACAAAATTTTTGAAATCGAGAATAAGAAATTGCATAAATACGATGGAAATTTTTCTGCGTTTATCATTCAAAAAGAGATGATTTTGAAAGGGGAAATGAAGCGTTACGAAAAAGAGCAGGAAAAAATTAAGAAAATGGAAGAATACATTGACAGATTCCGTGCTGGAATAAAGGCTAGACAGGCAAAAGGTCGACAAAAAATTCTAGATAGAATCGAGCGAATGGATGACCCTGTTTTTAATCCACAAAGAATGAAATTGAAATTTGAAACAGACACGATTACTGGGGACAATGTTTTAAAAGTGAATGGAATTTCAAAAAGTTTTGATGACAAAAAAGTGTTGAATAATGTGAGTTTTCATCTATTCCGTGGGGAAAGAGTTGGAATTATTGGAAAAAATGGGATTGGAAAATCGACTTTGCTAAAAATTTTGGTAAATAAATTGAAGCAGGATTCAGGAACAGTTGAGTACGGTTCTCGTGTAAAAGTCGGCTATTATGACCAAAATCACATGGATTTGACTCCAGCAAACAATATTTTGCAGGAAATTAATAATTCTTTAAATTTAACGGAAGAATATTTACGAACACTTGCGGGAGCTTTCTTGTTTTCAGGCGACGATGTTTTGAAAAAAGTAGAAAAATTGAGCGGTGGAGAAAAAGTTAGAGTTTCATTCTTAAAATTGTATATGCAAAGAGCAAATTTTTTAATTTTAGATGAGCCGACAAACCATCTGGATATTTACTCAATTGAAGTTTTGGAAGATGCATTGGAAGATTTTGACGGAACAATGCTTGTCGTATCGCATAATCGTCACTTTTTAGACACGGTTTGTAATACAATTTACTATCTTGATGAAAATGGTCTTACGAAATTTAAAGGAAATTACGAAGATTACAAGGAAAGTTTGAAAAACAATAAATCGAATCTGACTGCAACTGACATTGAGACAAAAGAAGAGCAAAAATTGTCATATCAGGAGCAAAAGGAACAGTCAAGAAAAATCGCAAAATTGAAGCGGGATATTGAAAAACTGGAAAAGGAAATGGAAAAAATCACAGAAATGAGAGAAAATTTGAACGCAGAATACGAAAAGGCTGGAAAAGAAAACAATATGGAAAAACTAATGGAAGTGCAGGAAAAGTTGGACAAGCTGGAAGAAGAAGAGATGGAGAAGATGGAAGAGTGGGATGTGAAGAGTGGGGAGTTGGAGAGTTTGGAATTATAG
- a CDS encoding SemiSWEET family transporter gives MNKKKINTIVGSIGAFIGVFVFITYIPQIIANLGGEKAQPWQPLTASISCLIWVIYGWTKEPKKDFILIVPNLAGVILGFLTFITAL, from the coding sequence ATGAACAAAAAGAAAATTAACACTATTGTTGGTTCAATTGGAGCATTTATTGGAGTTTTTGTGTTTATAACCTATATTCCTCAAATTATTGCTAATTTAGGAGGAGAAAAAGCTCAACCTTGGCAGCCTCTTACGGCTTCGATTTCTTGTCTAATTTGGGTTATTTACGGATGGACTAAAGAACCTAAAAAAGATTTTATTCTTATCGTTCCAAATTTAGCTGGTGTAATATTAGGATTTTTAACTTTTATTACAGCTTTATAA
- a CDS encoding ATP-binding protein — MIKREQYLKEIRKFMDKPIIKVITGMRRSGKSMILKLISKELEEKGINKENIIFINFESLMFAEFSNFQKLYSYIIEKSKNLAGKIYILLDEIQEVASWEKMINSLLVDLDCDIYITGSNANLLSSELATYIAGRYVEIKVFPLSFKEFIDFSKIQNPEKIYSNEEYFEKYLQFGGLPAIHNFNQDKTSIYQYLTDIYNSVLLKDVVARNNIRDIELLERIILYIFDNIGNIFSAKKISDFLKSQGRKLSVETVYNYLKALENAYIISKVQRYDIKGKSILETQEKFYLLDLGLKHSQLGYKANDIAGHLENIIYLELLRRKYNVNIGKLKTKEIDFIAQKEDKKLYIQATYLLASENTIEREFSPLKNIEDNYPKYVLSMDNLGEYNINGIQRKRIIDFLLDL; from the coding sequence ATGATAAAAAGAGAGCAATATTTAAAAGAAATTAGAAAATTTATGGATAAGCCGATAATAAAAGTTATTACTGGTATGCGTAGAAGTGGGAAATCTATGATTTTAAAATTAATATCTAAAGAACTTGAAGAAAAGGGAATTAATAAAGAGAATATTATTTTTATTAATTTTGAGTCTTTAATGTTCGCCGAATTTTCAAATTTTCAAAAATTATATAGTTATATTATTGAAAAATCAAAAAATTTAGCTGGTAAAATTTATATTTTACTCGATGAAATTCAAGAAGTTGCTTCTTGGGAAAAAATGATAAATTCATTGCTAGTTGACTTAGATTGTGATATTTATATCACTGGTTCGAATGCTAATTTATTATCTTCGGAATTGGCTACCTACATTGCAGGAAGATATGTTGAAATAAAGGTTTTTCCTTTATCTTTTAAAGAATTTATAGATTTTTCCAAAATTCAAAATCCAGAAAAAATTTACAGCAATGAAGAATATTTTGAAAAATATTTGCAATTTGGAGGTTTACCTGCCATCCACAATTTCAATCAAGATAAAACTTCAATTTATCAGTATTTGACTGATATTTATAATTCTGTCTTGCTAAAAGATGTTGTTGCGAGAAATAATATAAGGGATATTGAACTTTTAGAACGAATAATTTTATACATTTTTGACAATATTGGAAATATTTTTTCTGCAAAAAAAATTTCAGATTTTTTAAAAAGTCAAGGTAGAAAGTTAAGCGTTGAAACCGTTTACAATTATTTAAAAGCACTTGAGAATGCGTATATAATTTCAAAAGTTCAAAGATATGACATAAAAGGAAAATCCATTTTAGAAACACAAGAAAAATTTTATCTTCTTGACTTAGGTTTAAAACATTCTCAATTAGGATACAAAGCAAACGACATCGCTGGTCATCTTGAAAACATCATCTATTTAGAACTATTAAGAAGAAAATACAATGTAAATATTGGAAAATTAAAAACAAAAGAAATTGATTTCATCGCACAAAAAGAAGATAAAAAATTATATATTCAAGCAACTTATCTTTTAGCCTCAGAAAACACCATTGAACGAGAATTTTCTCCATTAAAAAACATTGAAGACAACTATCCAAAATATGTTCTTTCTATGGATAATTTAGGTGAATATAATATAAATGGAATTCAACGAAAACGGATTATTGATTTTTTGTTGGATTTATAA
- a CDS encoding transposase has protein sequence MKKILEKIGKDELLEYWRLSKGRFDAGNFVGINGEFAIFTSISPYGKNGGFRFIKIDDLKKFGKNTEYLELMKEKIEERKSSDRKIIELEKNKFFKELFKYFKKNKIKLRLFYEDDYQREGYLVKESKEILHFQWCDEGDRKSEEFIRKSEMKSIEIGKNVVKNIVVKDDKIQENKIVIARNDIQGNVIFQDENYTLIYENDLFWADCKFIIIKTSDIWEITEKVYRIETENISLEEILPDISNMEIKEILKKCFENKILVHFEYEKSYFEKFGIIEKFENDRLILREIDKGSGIFVSKSEILIEDISFLLVRNYRVLRIVG, from the coding sequence ATGAAAAAAATTTTAGAAAAAATTGGGAAAGATGAGTTGTTGGAATATTGGCGTTTGTCTAAAGGGAGATTTGATGCTGGGAATTTTGTAGGAATTAATGGTGAATTTGCTATTTTTACATCAATCAGTCCGTATGGGAAAAATGGCGGATTTAGATTTATAAAGATAGATGATTTGAAAAAATTTGGGAAAAATACAGAATATTTGGAATTAATGAAGGAAAAAATAGAAGAAAGAAAATCTAGTGACAGAAAAATTATTGAACTTGAAAAAAATAAATTTTTTAAGGAATTGTTTAAATATTTCAAAAAGAATAAAATTAAATTAAGATTATTTTATGAAGATGACTATCAGAGAGAAGGATATTTAGTAAAAGAATCAAAAGAAATTTTACATTTTCAATGGTGTGATGAGGGTGATAGGAAATCAGAAGAATTTATAAGAAAAAGTGAAATGAAAAGTATAGAGATAGGGAAAAATGTTGTTAAAAATATTGTCGTTAAAGATGATAAAATTCAGGAAAATAAGATTGTAATAGCGAGAAATGATATTCAAGGAAATGTTATTTTTCAAGATGAAAATTATACGTTAATTTATGAAAATGATTTGTTCTGGGCAGATTGCAAGTTTATAATAATAAAAACATCAGACATTTGGGAAATTACAGAAAAAGTTTATCGAATAGAAACAGAGAATATATCTTTAGAAGAAATTTTGCCTGATATTTCAAATATGGAAATAAAGGAAATCTTGAAAAAGTGTTTTGAAAATAAAATATTAGTACATTTTGAGTATGAAAAATCATATTTTGAGAAATTTGGGATAATTGAAAAATTTGAGAATGATAGATTGATTTTGCGGGAAATAGATAAGGGAAGTGGAATTTTTGTTTCTAAATCAGAAATATTGATTGAGGATATTTCGTTTTTATTAGTCAGAAATTATAGAGTTTTGAGAATCGTGGGATAA